From one Drosophila subpulchrella strain 33 F10 #4 breed RU33 chromosome 3L, RU_Dsub_v1.1 Primary Assembly, whole genome shotgun sequence genomic stretch:
- the LOC119555709 gene encoding uncharacterized protein LOC119555709, which yields MQSTKVLNKLLKEAPKNTKGSKEIAELRELIIELMKPRLGKLRQILKIRMVPATRDEFQDESEDWWPDYELCSDWHAITDINGLLVCTQDALKGMPDDLKFIGEKFDFAYSVAKPKTIQNKTKNYILVDELIEDIEDFVTNFSRLCTKNLDERRNLYDLASFTMDTADRIKVKIFDERIFVQLQSRIASLRNYIRDFCTLFDAQVESKEEAESVPTDKLEKPQGTIATEDVDKART from the exons atgcAGTCCACTAAAGTCCTAAATAAACTACTTAAGGAAGCTCCCAAAAATACAAAAGGCAGCAAAGAGATCGCGGAGTTACGAGAACTAATCATCGAGCTGATGAAGCCAAGACTGGGAAAGTTACGCCAGATCCTAAAGATTCGCATGGTGCCTGCAACCCGAGATGAGTTTCAGGACGAATCCGAGGACTGGTGGCCAGACTATGAGCTATGCTCGGATTGGCATGCCATTACCGATATAAAC GGTCTTCTAGTTTGCACCCAGGATGCCCTGAAGGGCATGCCCGATGATCTAAAATTCATTGGTGAAAAGTTCGACTTTGCCTATTCGGTTGCAAAGCCCAAAACTATTCAGAACAAGACGAAAAACTACATTTTAGTGGACGAACTAATAGAGGACATAGAGGACTTTGTAACCAACTTCAGTCGCCTTTGCACCAAGAATCTCGACGAGCGAAGGAACCTCTACGATCTGGCCTCGTTTACAATGGATACTGCTGACAGGATCAAGGTGAAGATCTTCGACGAGCGTATTTTTGTGCAACTGCAGTCGAGAATTGCTAGTCTAAGGAACTATATTCGAGATTTCTGTACCCTTTTCGACGCCCAAGTGGAGTCGAAGGAGGAAGCCGAATCGGTTCCCACCGATAAGTTGGAAAAGCCCCAGGGAACGATTGCTACGGAAGACGTTGATAAGGCCCGGACCTAA